One stretch of Sinomonas terrae DNA includes these proteins:
- a CDS encoding FAD-dependent oxidoreductase — MTPAHSAPERIVVVGFGPVAARFVDELRPAAAAGVAEVTVIGDEEQPAYNRVLVADLGVGRTALASMRLADPDDLASHGIRAVLGTHVARIDRSRRLVHTAEGGPFPYDRLVLATGARAAIPNLTGLNPDPLHPVLPHGVTALRDLADAERLSAAVRGRKRIVVLGGGVLGLEAALAASEEGATVTVVHHGARPLGRQIDPGGGATLAAVLRAGGLRLAPNARATGIETDDDGAFRALLLEDGSAIDGDLLVLACGARPRRELAEGAGLGTDAGILVDHRLAALHTEHVFAIGDCAEVRCADATCEECARGDGPSGLIAPGWRQADWLAASFRSRLLGEPAPAPLPEERPGVILLKARGVNLALAGNVQREPWESVAWDADDGGRSPIDVSLWADPAHGRYVKMCTRKGVLEGFIALGMPRAAAELTLLFGSGAELPADRSVLLRLDGPESSLGAPGSSAGPESTLCRCAGVSRGTVQEAVLGGCSTVEEVSKSTRAGTGCGGCRDSVRELIEQHFAVAAA, encoded by the coding sequence GTGACTCCAGCCCACAGCGCGCCCGAGCGCATCGTCGTCGTCGGCTTCGGGCCCGTCGCGGCGCGGTTCGTCGATGAGCTGCGGCCCGCAGCGGCGGCCGGAGTCGCTGAGGTGACCGTCATCGGTGACGAGGAGCAGCCGGCGTACAACCGGGTCCTCGTCGCGGATCTCGGCGTCGGGAGGACGGCGCTCGCGTCGATGCGGCTTGCGGACCCCGACGACCTCGCGTCGCACGGGATCCGGGCTGTCCTCGGCACCCACGTCGCGCGGATCGACAGGAGTCGGAGGCTCGTGCACACCGCGGAGGGCGGCCCATTCCCCTATGACCGGCTCGTCCTCGCAACCGGGGCCCGCGCGGCGATCCCCAACCTCACCGGCCTCAACCCCGATCCCCTTCATCCCGTCCTCCCCCACGGGGTGACGGCCCTGCGTGACCTCGCCGACGCCGAGCGGCTCTCGGCTGCCGTGCGCGGACGCAAGCGGATCGTCGTCCTCGGCGGCGGGGTGCTGGGCCTCGAGGCGGCCCTCGCGGCCTCGGAAGAGGGCGCGACCGTGACGGTCGTGCATCACGGCGCGCGGCCCCTCGGCCGCCAGATCGACCCCGGTGGCGGGGCGACGCTCGCCGCAGTCCTGCGTGCCGGAGGCCTGCGGCTCGCCCCGAATGCCCGCGCAACAGGCATCGAAACAGACGACGACGGCGCGTTCCGGGCGCTCCTGCTCGAGGACGGGTCGGCGATCGACGGCGACCTGCTCGTCCTCGCGTGCGGCGCCCGGCCCCGGCGAGAGCTCGCGGAGGGGGCGGGACTCGGCACGGACGCCGGAATCCTCGTGGACCACCGGCTCGCGGCCCTCCATACGGAGCATGTGTTCGCCATCGGTGACTGCGCCGAGGTCCGGTGCGCCGACGCGACCTGTGAAGAGTGCGCGCGAGGGGACGGGCCGAGCGGACTCATCGCTCCGGGCTGGCGCCAGGCCGACTGGCTCGCTGCCTCCTTCCGCTCGCGGCTCCTCGGCGAGCCCGCCCCCGCGCCCTTGCCCGAGGAACGGCCGGGCGTCATCCTGCTCAAGGCGCGTGGGGTCAACCTCGCGCTCGCGGGGAACGTGCAGCGGGAGCCTTGGGAGTCGGTCGCCTGGGACGCGGACGACGGCGGGCGGTCGCCCATCGACGTCTCCCTCTGGGCGGACCCGGCCCACGGACGCTACGTGAAGATGTGCACCCGCAAGGGGGTCCTCGAGGGGTTCATCGCCCTCGGCATGCCGCGCGCTGCCGCGGAGCTGACGCTCCTGTTCGGAAGCGGAGCCGAGCTACCCGCCGATCGCTCGGTGCTGCTCCGGCTCGACGGCCCCGAGAGCTCCCTCGGGGCGCCCGGCTCGTCCGCAGGGCCGGAGTCGACGCTCTGTCGGTGCGCGGGAGTGAGCAGGGGGACCGTCCAGGAAGCCGTGCTCGGCGGGTGCTCGACGGTCGAGGAGGTCTCGAAGTCGACACGCGCGGGAACCGGCTGCGGAGGCTGCCGCGACTCCGTGCGCGAGCTCATCGAGCAGCACTTCGCCGTGGCCGCCGCCTAG
- a CDS encoding hemerythrin domain-containing protein produces MASHLSDGQALTAVRNHHADMVDRASALSQALTAAVEAGDSGTVYDEKGNLIEWCTDDLVPHCVAEEDRIYPVAAGVVEAQLLVEGLRHDHEALAALVEELRVSDGVRSAAVGQAIVRAFALHADKEDALLFPALADAPGSAFSEAVEGLEEVVGVA; encoded by the coding sequence ATGGCATCTCACCTCTCCGATGGGCAGGCGCTGACCGCCGTCCGGAACCACCACGCTGACATGGTCGATCGCGCGTCCGCGCTCTCCCAAGCCCTCACGGCCGCCGTCGAAGCGGGGGACAGCGGGACCGTGTACGACGAGAAGGGCAACCTCATCGAGTGGTGCACGGACGATCTCGTGCCGCACTGCGTCGCCGAGGAGGACAGGATCTACCCCGTCGCGGCCGGCGTCGTCGAGGCGCAGCTTCTCGTCGAGGGCCTGCGGCACGACCACGAAGCGCTCGCCGCACTCGTCGAGGAGCTGCGCGTCTCGGACGGCGTCCGCTCGGCGGCAGTCGGGCAGGCGATCGTGAGGGCTTTCGCGCTGCACGCCGACAAGGAGGACGCACTCTTGTTCCCCGCGCTCGCCGACGCCCCGGGGTCCGCCTTCTCGGAGGCGGTCGAGGGCCTCGAGGAGGTCGTGGGGGTGGCCTAG
- a CDS encoding NAD(P)H-quinone dehydrogenase, giving the protein MTMNPDFSVPHIAILGGGPGGYEAASVAASLGARVTVVERAGLGGSAVLTDVVPSKTLIATSDLMTRVEEATALGVRFGEHEGEAIKRADIRAVNARLLGLAHQQSEDIRAGLEQLGVRLVMGEGRLVEQHTIEVSTEDGVERIEADAVILAVGAHPRELPTARYDGERILNWTQIYTLEEIPEHLIVVGSGVTGAEFASAYNGLGAKVTLVSSRDRVLPGSDEDAAELLEKVFARRGVNVLSRSRAAAVERTGDGVAVVLGDGTKVTGSHCLVCVGSIPNTADIGLEEAGIALSESGHIKVDGVSRTTAINVYAAGDCTGVLALASVAAMQGRIAVAHFLGDQTTPLNLNYVASNIFTSPEIASVGVSEADVASGKVAGDVVTLRLKSNARAKMRNTTDGFVKIIARKGTGTVIGAVVMGSNASELIFALALAVEQKLHVDDVAGTYAVYPSLSGSISEAARRLHVHM; this is encoded by the coding sequence GTGACGATGAACCCCGACTTCAGCGTGCCCCATATCGCCATCCTGGGAGGCGGGCCCGGCGGTTACGAAGCTGCCTCCGTTGCGGCCTCCCTCGGAGCGCGAGTGACCGTCGTCGAGCGCGCCGGGCTCGGCGGCTCGGCAGTGCTGACGGACGTCGTGCCGTCCAAGACCCTCATCGCAACCTCCGATCTCATGACGCGCGTCGAGGAAGCCACGGCCCTTGGCGTCCGCTTCGGAGAGCACGAGGGCGAGGCCATCAAGCGCGCAGACATCCGCGCGGTCAACGCCCGTCTGCTCGGGCTCGCCCACCAGCAGTCAGAGGACATCCGGGCCGGTCTCGAGCAGCTCGGGGTCCGCCTTGTCATGGGTGAGGGGCGCCTGGTCGAGCAGCACACCATCGAGGTCTCAACCGAGGACGGCGTCGAGCGCATCGAGGCGGACGCGGTGATCCTCGCCGTCGGCGCCCACCCCCGCGAGCTGCCGACCGCCCGCTACGACGGCGAGCGGATCCTCAACTGGACTCAGATCTACACGCTCGAGGAGATCCCCGAGCACCTCATCGTCGTCGGCTCGGGCGTGACCGGAGCCGAGTTCGCCTCCGCCTACAACGGGCTCGGGGCGAAGGTCACGCTCGTCTCCTCGCGCGACCGCGTGCTCCCCGGCTCAGACGAGGACGCGGCCGAGCTGCTCGAGAAGGTCTTCGCGCGGCGAGGCGTCAACGTCCTCTCGCGCTCCCGCGCGGCCGCCGTCGAGCGCACGGGCGACGGCGTCGCCGTCGTCCTCGGGGACGGCACCAAGGTGACCGGATCACATTGCCTCGTGTGCGTCGGCTCGATCCCCAACACGGCGGACATCGGGCTCGAGGAGGCCGGCATCGCCCTGTCGGAGAGCGGCCACATCAAGGTCGACGGCGTCTCCCGCACGACGGCGATCAACGTCTACGCCGCGGGCGACTGCACGGGCGTCCTCGCCCTTGCCTCGGTTGCGGCGATGCAGGGGCGGATCGCGGTCGCACACTTCCTCGGCGACCAGACGACGCCGCTCAACCTCAACTACGTCGCGTCGAACATCTTCACGTCGCCCGAAATCGCCTCGGTGGGCGTCTCGGAGGCGGACGTCGCGAGCGGCAAGGTCGCGGGCGACGTCGTGACCCTGCGGCTCAAGAGCAACGCGCGCGCCAAGATGCGCAACACGACCGACGGATTCGTGAAGATCATCGCCCGCAAGGGCACCGGCACGGTGATCGGCGCCGTCGTCATGGGCTCAAACGCCTCGGAGCTCATCTTCGCCCTCGCCCTCGCCGTCGAGCAGAAGCTCCACGTCGACGACGTCGCCGGAACCTACGCCGTCTACCCCTCGCTCTCGGGCTCGATCTCCGAGGCGGCGCGTCGGCTCCACGTGCACATGTGA
- a CDS encoding purine-nucleoside phosphorylase — MTTSEPFELAQAAAGYIAEATGVGSHDIALVLGSGWSGAADLIGDVTATLPSNEVPGFSAPAVVGHVGTIRSILLPNGKRALVLGARTHYYEGKGVRSVVHGVRTAAAAGCSVVVLTNGCGGLNPAWRPGTPVLISDHINLTAASPLEGATFVDLTDLYSPRLRELAREIDPSLDEGVYAQFPGPHYETPAEVQYAHRIGADLIGMSTALEAIAARQAGMEVFGISLVTNLAAGISPTPLSHEEVLEAGEAAGPRISRLLADVIAKI; from the coding sequence GTGACGACTTCCGAGCCCTTCGAGCTGGCCCAAGCCGCCGCGGGCTATATCGCCGAGGCCACCGGCGTGGGCTCGCACGACATCGCGCTCGTCCTCGGCTCAGGCTGGAGCGGTGCGGCGGACCTCATCGGCGACGTCACTGCGACCCTGCCCTCGAACGAGGTCCCGGGCTTCTCGGCCCCTGCCGTGGTCGGGCACGTCGGCACCATCCGCTCGATCCTCCTCCCGAACGGGAAGCGGGCCCTCGTCCTGGGCGCGCGAACGCATTATTACGAGGGCAAGGGCGTGCGCTCAGTGGTCCACGGCGTACGCACAGCGGCAGCGGCGGGCTGCTCCGTCGTCGTCCTCACCAACGGCTGCGGCGGCCTCAACCCCGCGTGGCGGCCCGGAACACCCGTCCTGATCAGCGACCACATCAACCTCACGGCCGCCTCTCCCCTCGAGGGGGCGACGTTCGTGGACCTCACGGACCTGTATTCGCCCCGCCTCCGCGAACTGGCGCGCGAAATCGATCCCTCCCTCGACGAAGGCGTGTACGCACAGTTTCCGGGCCCTCATTACGAGACCCCTGCCGAAGTGCAGTACGCGCACCGAATCGGCGCCGACCTGATCGGCATGTCCACCGCGCTCGAGGCCATCGCCGCACGTCAGGCCGGCATGGAGGTCTTCGGGATCTCGCTCGTGACGAACCTCGCCGCCGGCATCAGCCCCACCCCACTGAGTCACGAGGAAGTGCTCGAAGCCGGCGAGGCCGCCGGTCCCCGCATCTCACGGCTTCTGGCCGACGTCATCGCGAAGATCTGA